From Cherax quadricarinatus isolate ZL_2023a unplaced genomic scaffold, ASM3850222v1 Contig2666, whole genome shotgun sequence, a single genomic window includes:
- the LOC128685995 gene encoding rhodopsin-like isoform X1 encodes MCSMFVPLLVLCLLTRPAVAHTFNAILTCDDVSFNSSIRPVVGIIYLILAQMEQISIAAVSFLSRMMATWSPLRHSVGLKRAVAVVVSITLYCIVTTLGLIVPKELGYLKPRHVWWGIRTLFVFNIMVPILVTIACYALMIYTMYRNYRRLSVFQHTNSRNVEATRSMLAVFISNLLLGFPYPVFYLQGKKSFTMNVIFRILFSSHFIVDPVVFVWFNRSFRHRVGEKVGAGVAWMSQRISRTSPTATVTTISSISLSPLTVSINRSQL; translated from the exons ATGTGTAGTATGTTCGTGCCCCTCTTGGTGCTCTGTCTGTTGACCAGACCCGCTGTGGCACACACCTTCAATGCCATCCTCACCTGTGACGATGTCAGCTTCAACAGCTCTATCCGGCCAGTAGTGGGTATCATATATTTAATCCTAGCTCAGATGGAACAGATCTCAATCGCTGCAGTGTCCTTCTTGAG CAGAATGATGGCAACATGGTCGCCGCTGAGACATAGTGTGGGACTGAAGAGAGCCGTGGCTGTTGTTGTGTCAATCACTCTCTACTGCAtcgtcacaacactg GGTTTGATTGTGCCTAAGGAGCTCGGGTACCTGAAACCTCGCCATGTGTGGTGGGGCATCCGGACTCTGTTCGTCTTCAATATAATGGTGCCCATCCTGGTCACCATAGCATGCTACGCTCTCATGATTTATACT ATGTATCGTAATTATCGTCGACTCTCCGTATTCCAGCACACCAACAGCCGCAATGTTGAGGCCACACGCTCCATGTTAGCTGTTTTCATCAGTAATCTCCTCCTTGGCTTCCCATATCCAGTCTTTTACCTCCAGGGGAAAAAATCGTTTACCATGAATGTTATTTTCCGGATACTGTTCTCCTCTCACTTTATAGTGGATCCTGTAGTGTTCGTGTGGTTTAACCGGAGCTTCCGGCATCGTGTGGGTGAGAAGGTGGGTGCTGGTGTGGCCTGGATGTCACAGCGTATTTCCCGGACGTCACCCACCGCCACAGTTACAACCATCAGTTCTATTAGCTTGTCACCACTTACAGTGTCCATCAACCGAAGTCAGTTGTGA
- the LOC128685995 gene encoding rhodopsin-like isoform X2, with protein MCSMFVPLLVLCLLTRPAVAHTFNAILTCDDVSFNSSIRPVVGIIYLILAQMEQISIAAVSFLRMMATWSPLRHSVGLKRAVAVVVSITLYCIVTTLGLIVPKELGYLKPRHVWWGIRTLFVFNIMVPILVTIACYALMIYTMYRNYRRLSVFQHTNSRNVEATRSMLAVFISNLLLGFPYPVFYLQGKKSFTMNVIFRILFSSHFIVDPVVFVWFNRSFRHRVGEKVGAGVAWMSQRISRTSPTATVTTISSISLSPLTVSINRSQL; from the exons ATGTGTAGTATGTTCGTGCCCCTCTTGGTGCTCTGTCTGTTGACCAGACCCGCTGTGGCACACACCTTCAATGCCATCCTCACCTGTGACGATGTCAGCTTCAACAGCTCTATCCGGCCAGTAGTGGGTATCATATATTTAATCCTAGCTCAGATGGAACAGATCTCAATCGCTGCAGTGTCCTTCTTGAG AATGATGGCAACATGGTCGCCGCTGAGACATAGTGTGGGACTGAAGAGAGCCGTGGCTGTTGTTGTGTCAATCACTCTCTACTGCAtcgtcacaacactg GGTTTGATTGTGCCTAAGGAGCTCGGGTACCTGAAACCTCGCCATGTGTGGTGGGGCATCCGGACTCTGTTCGTCTTCAATATAATGGTGCCCATCCTGGTCACCATAGCATGCTACGCTCTCATGATTTATACT ATGTATCGTAATTATCGTCGACTCTCCGTATTCCAGCACACCAACAGCCGCAATGTTGAGGCCACACGCTCCATGTTAGCTGTTTTCATCAGTAATCTCCTCCTTGGCTTCCCATATCCAGTCTTTTACCTCCAGGGGAAAAAATCGTTTACCATGAATGTTATTTTCCGGATACTGTTCTCCTCTCACTTTATAGTGGATCCTGTAGTGTTCGTGTGGTTTAACCGGAGCTTCCGGCATCGTGTGGGTGAGAAGGTGGGTGCTGGTGTGGCCTGGATGTCACAGCGTATTTCCCGGACGTCACCCACCGCCACAGTTACAACCATCAGTTCTATTAGCTTGTCACCACTTACAGTGTCCATCAACCGAAGTCAGTTGTGA